In one Trichlorobacter lovleyi SZ genomic region, the following are encoded:
- a CDS encoding tetratricopeptide repeat protein: protein MQSSTESFWSEIKRYEERLKSDPASYCFAPLAEVYLRAGLLDDALAVSRAGVARYPGYVAGQMALARACHQKGLVDECRRALEAVASAVPDHAEAQRLLARLYAESGQVQAACQALQTLLDFCPGEETARIELESLQRRLVELPHDDELELIELTEADILEELEEDGQPVVPAMPAAAVVENPWSGVPDALQPTSELEAVWALPEQKLAAAVTPPAEQDPLTTATLAELYVSQGFTDKAVEIYRRIVSADPGNREAADRLAELERVEAAAEAEVGQAAVVAADLTPAPVNLPSEGAADQQAVVTVLEGWLENIRRLRVCR from the coding sequence ATGCAGTCGTCAACGGAGTCCTTCTGGAGTGAGATCAAGAGGTATGAGGAACGCTTGAAGAGCGACCCGGCCTCATACTGTTTTGCCCCCCTTGCCGAGGTCTATCTGCGGGCCGGTCTGCTTGATGATGCCCTAGCGGTTTCACGGGCCGGTGTTGCCAGATATCCCGGTTATGTGGCCGGACAGATGGCGCTGGCGCGGGCCTGCCATCAGAAGGGGCTGGTTGATGAATGCCGGCGCGCCCTTGAAGCGGTTGCGTCTGCGGTGCCGGATCATGCCGAAGCACAACGTCTGCTGGCACGGCTCTACGCCGAATCGGGGCAGGTGCAGGCAGCCTGCCAGGCACTTCAGACTCTGCTTGACTTCTGCCCGGGTGAAGAGACGGCACGTATTGAGCTTGAATCGTTGCAGCGCAGGCTGGTTGAGCTGCCCCATGATGATGAGCTTGAACTGATTGAACTGACTGAGGCGGATATTCTTGAGGAGCTGGAGGAGGACGGTCAGCCGGTTGTCCCGGCCATGCCGGCTGCTGCTGTTGTGGAAAACCCCTGGTCGGGTGTACCGGATGCACTACAGCCAACGTCGGAACTGGAGGCGGTCTGGGCACTGCCTGAACAGAAACTTGCTGCAGCGGTTACACCGCCTGCAGAACAGGACCCGCTGACTACAGCAACCTTGGCAGAGCTGTACGTTTCACAGGGCTTTACTGACAAGGCCGTTGAGATCTATCGCAGGATTGTTAGCGCCGATCCCGGGAACCGGGAGGCAGCCGACCGGCTTGCGGAGTTGGAACGTGTGGAAGCGGCTGCTGAAGCAGAAGTCGGCCAGGCCGCCGTTGTGGCCGCCGATCTGACCCCTGCACCGGTAAATCTGCCGTCAGAAGGCGC